The Argentina anserina chromosome 3, drPotAnse1.1, whole genome shotgun sequence genome includes a region encoding these proteins:
- the LOC126787932 gene encoding dof zinc finger protein DOF3.6-like isoform X2: MVFSSIPVYLDPPKWHQQPNHPLGSGSTENHPQLPPLPPPQQFGTHVGGGSDGSGTGSIRPNSMADRARLAKIPQPETSLKCPRCESTNTKFCYFNNYSLSQPRHFCKACRRYWTRGGALRNVPVGGGCRRNKKSKTSSSGRSKSPVSASSTENQQMRQTGSNPSGLISQLSQAQGQSLPFLESIQNLNRYGGAGNMGLNSFGDIQQAQAQGTDLMGFQIGAGNNLMNLSGGLGMDQWRNLQQIPFLGTTGFESSSTTCLYPFQNTAEGVDQDSQLRTTNSRVTTLQVPPLKVEDHNHGVSLTRPFLGISGNNNNNNNSNNNQFWSGNGWTDLSVQIRETLARNPISQILIVRGDIDGRSKKLNG; this comes from the exons ATGGTTTTCTCATCTATTCCAGTCTATTTAGATCCTCCCAAATGGCACCAG CAACCAAATCATCCCTTAGGAAGTGGAAGTACAGAGAATCACCCACAGCTTCCACCACTACCTCCGCCGCAGCAGTTCGGCACTCATGTCGGCGGTGGTAGTGACGGTAGTGGTACGGGCTCCATCAGACCCAATTCCATGGCTGATCGAGCCCGGCTGGCCAAGATACCACAGCCAGAGACCTCACTCAAGTGTCCCCGGTGCGAGTCCACCAACACCAAGTTCTGCTACTTCAACAACTACAGCCTCTCTCAGCCTCGCCACTTCTGCAAGGCGTGCCGCCGTTACTGGACAAGAGGAGGTGCCCTTAGAAATGTTCCGGTGGGAGGAGGGTGCAGGAGAAACAAAAAGAGCAAAACCAGCAGCAGTGGCCGTTCCAAGTCTCCGGTATCAGCCAGCTCCACTGAGAATCAGCAGATGAGACAAACAGGTTCTAACCCGAGCGGTTTGATTAGTCAATTGTCACAAGCACAGGGTCAGTCACTTCCCTTCCTGGAGTCGATACAGAATCTTAATCGTTACGGTGGTGCTGGAAACATGGGATTAAACAGCTTCGGTGATATCCAGCAAGCTCAAGCTCAGGGTACTGATCTCATGGGGTTTCAGATAGGAGCTGGGAATAATTTGATGAACTTATCCGGTGGGTTGGGAATGGATCAGTGGCGTAATTTGCAGCAGATTCCATTCTTGGGTACTACTGGTTTCGAGTCATCATCAACAACATGTTTATACCCATTTCAAAACACTGCTGAAGGAGTTGACCAAGACAGTCAGCTAAGGACTACTAATTCTAGGGTTACTACTCTTCAGGTGCCTCCTCTAAAAGTTGAAGATCACAACCATGGGGTGAGTTTGACGAGACCCTTTTTGGGTATCTCAGGGAATAACAATAACAATaacaacagcaacaacaaTCAGTTCTGGAGTGGAAATGGGTGGACAGATTTATCAG TCCAAATCCGAGAAACACTTGCAAGAAACCCTATATCTCAGATTTTGATCGTTAGAGGAGATATCGATGGACGATCCAAGAAATTAAATGGGTAG
- the LOC126787932 gene encoding dof zinc finger protein DOF3.6-like isoform X1 — MVFSSIPVYLDPPKWHQQPNHPLGSGSTENHPQLPPLPPPQQFGTHVGGGSDGSGTGSIRPNSMADRARLAKIPQPETSLKCPRCESTNTKFCYFNNYSLSQPRHFCKACRRYWTRGGALRNVPVGGGCRRNKKSKTSSSGRSKSPVSASSTENQQMRQTGSNPSGLISQLSQAQGQSLPFLESIQNLNRYGGAGNMGLNSFGDIQQAQAQGTDLMGFQIGAGNNLMNLSGGLGMDQWRNLQQIPFLGTTGFESSSTTCLYPFQNTAEGVDQDSQLRTTNSRVTTLQVPPLKVEDHNHGVSLTRPFLGISGNNNNNNNSNNNQFWSGNGWTDLSVQIRETLARNPISQILIVRGDIDGRSKKLNGFHLPK, encoded by the exons ATGGTTTTCTCATCTATTCCAGTCTATTTAGATCCTCCCAAATGGCACCAG CAACCAAATCATCCCTTAGGAAGTGGAAGTACAGAGAATCACCCACAGCTTCCACCACTACCTCCGCCGCAGCAGTTCGGCACTCATGTCGGCGGTGGTAGTGACGGTAGTGGTACGGGCTCCATCAGACCCAATTCCATGGCTGATCGAGCCCGGCTGGCCAAGATACCACAGCCAGAGACCTCACTCAAGTGTCCCCGGTGCGAGTCCACCAACACCAAGTTCTGCTACTTCAACAACTACAGCCTCTCTCAGCCTCGCCACTTCTGCAAGGCGTGCCGCCGTTACTGGACAAGAGGAGGTGCCCTTAGAAATGTTCCGGTGGGAGGAGGGTGCAGGAGAAACAAAAAGAGCAAAACCAGCAGCAGTGGCCGTTCCAAGTCTCCGGTATCAGCCAGCTCCACTGAGAATCAGCAGATGAGACAAACAGGTTCTAACCCGAGCGGTTTGATTAGTCAATTGTCACAAGCACAGGGTCAGTCACTTCCCTTCCTGGAGTCGATACAGAATCTTAATCGTTACGGTGGTGCTGGAAACATGGGATTAAACAGCTTCGGTGATATCCAGCAAGCTCAAGCTCAGGGTACTGATCTCATGGGGTTTCAGATAGGAGCTGGGAATAATTTGATGAACTTATCCGGTGGGTTGGGAATGGATCAGTGGCGTAATTTGCAGCAGATTCCATTCTTGGGTACTACTGGTTTCGAGTCATCATCAACAACATGTTTATACCCATTTCAAAACACTGCTGAAGGAGTTGACCAAGACAGTCAGCTAAGGACTACTAATTCTAGGGTTACTACTCTTCAGGTGCCTCCTCTAAAAGTTGAAGATCACAACCATGGGGTGAGTTTGACGAGACCCTTTTTGGGTATCTCAGGGAATAACAATAACAATaacaacagcaacaacaaTCAGTTCTGGAGTGGAAATGGGTGGACAGATTTATCAG TCCAAATCCGAGAAACACTTGCAAGAAACCCTATATCTCAGATTTTGATCGTTAGAGGAGATATCGATGGACGATCCAAGAAATTAAATGG
- the LOC126787932 gene encoding dof zinc finger protein DOF3.6-like isoform X5, giving the protein MADRARLAKIPQPETSLKCPRCESTNTKFCYFNNYSLSQPRHFCKACRRYWTRGGALRNVPVGGGCRRNKKSKTSSSGRSKSPVSASSTENQQMRQTGSNPSGLISQLSQAQGQSLPFLESIQNLNRYGGAGNMGLNSFGDIQQAQAQGTDLMGFQIGAGNNLMNLSGGLGMDQWRNLQQIPFLGTTGFESSSTTCLYPFQNTAEGVDQDSQLRTTNSRVTTLQVPPLKVEDHNHGVSLTRPFLGISGNNNNNNNSNNNQFWSGNGWTDLSVQIRETLARNPISQILIVRGDIDGRSKKLNGFHLPK; this is encoded by the exons ATGGCTGATCGAGCCCGGCTGGCCAAGATACCACAGCCAGAGACCTCACTCAAGTGTCCCCGGTGCGAGTCCACCAACACCAAGTTCTGCTACTTCAACAACTACAGCCTCTCTCAGCCTCGCCACTTCTGCAAGGCGTGCCGCCGTTACTGGACAAGAGGAGGTGCCCTTAGAAATGTTCCGGTGGGAGGAGGGTGCAGGAGAAACAAAAAGAGCAAAACCAGCAGCAGTGGCCGTTCCAAGTCTCCGGTATCAGCCAGCTCCACTGAGAATCAGCAGATGAGACAAACAGGTTCTAACCCGAGCGGTTTGATTAGTCAATTGTCACAAGCACAGGGTCAGTCACTTCCCTTCCTGGAGTCGATACAGAATCTTAATCGTTACGGTGGTGCTGGAAACATGGGATTAAACAGCTTCGGTGATATCCAGCAAGCTCAAGCTCAGGGTACTGATCTCATGGGGTTTCAGATAGGAGCTGGGAATAATTTGATGAACTTATCCGGTGGGTTGGGAATGGATCAGTGGCGTAATTTGCAGCAGATTCCATTCTTGGGTACTACTGGTTTCGAGTCATCATCAACAACATGTTTATACCCATTTCAAAACACTGCTGAAGGAGTTGACCAAGACAGTCAGCTAAGGACTACTAATTCTAGGGTTACTACTCTTCAGGTGCCTCCTCTAAAAGTTGAAGATCACAACCATGGGGTGAGTTTGACGAGACCCTTTTTGGGTATCTCAGGGAATAACAATAACAATaacaacagcaacaacaaTCAGTTCTGGAGTGGAAATGGGTGGACAGATTTATCAG TCCAAATCCGAGAAACACTTGCAAGAAACCCTATATCTCAGATTTTGATCGTTAGAGGAGATATCGATGGACGATCCAAGAAATTAAATGG
- the LOC126787932 gene encoding dof zinc finger protein DOF3.6-like isoform X4, which translates to MVFSSIPVYLDPPKWHQQPNHPLGSGSTENHPQLPPLPPPQQFGTHVGGGSDGSGTGSIRPNSMADRARLAKIPQPETSLKCPRCESTNTKFCYFNNYSLSQPRHFCKACRRYWTRGGALRNVPVGGGCRRNKKSKTSSSGRSKSPVSASSTENQQMRQTGSNPSGLISQLSQAQGQSLPFLESIQNLNRYGGAGNMGLNSFGDIQQAQAQGTDLMGFQIGAGNNLMNLSGGLGMDQWRNLQQIPFLGTTGFESSSTTCLYPFQNTAEGVDQDSQLRTTNSRVTTLQVPPLKVEDHNHGVSLTRPFLGISGNNNNNNNSNNNQFWSGNGWTDLSGT; encoded by the exons ATGGTTTTCTCATCTATTCCAGTCTATTTAGATCCTCCCAAATGGCACCAG CAACCAAATCATCCCTTAGGAAGTGGAAGTACAGAGAATCACCCACAGCTTCCACCACTACCTCCGCCGCAGCAGTTCGGCACTCATGTCGGCGGTGGTAGTGACGGTAGTGGTACGGGCTCCATCAGACCCAATTCCATGGCTGATCGAGCCCGGCTGGCCAAGATACCACAGCCAGAGACCTCACTCAAGTGTCCCCGGTGCGAGTCCACCAACACCAAGTTCTGCTACTTCAACAACTACAGCCTCTCTCAGCCTCGCCACTTCTGCAAGGCGTGCCGCCGTTACTGGACAAGAGGAGGTGCCCTTAGAAATGTTCCGGTGGGAGGAGGGTGCAGGAGAAACAAAAAGAGCAAAACCAGCAGCAGTGGCCGTTCCAAGTCTCCGGTATCAGCCAGCTCCACTGAGAATCAGCAGATGAGACAAACAGGTTCTAACCCGAGCGGTTTGATTAGTCAATTGTCACAAGCACAGGGTCAGTCACTTCCCTTCCTGGAGTCGATACAGAATCTTAATCGTTACGGTGGTGCTGGAAACATGGGATTAAACAGCTTCGGTGATATCCAGCAAGCTCAAGCTCAGGGTACTGATCTCATGGGGTTTCAGATAGGAGCTGGGAATAATTTGATGAACTTATCCGGTGGGTTGGGAATGGATCAGTGGCGTAATTTGCAGCAGATTCCATTCTTGGGTACTACTGGTTTCGAGTCATCATCAACAACATGTTTATACCCATTTCAAAACACTGCTGAAGGAGTTGACCAAGACAGTCAGCTAAGGACTACTAATTCTAGGGTTACTACTCTTCAGGTGCCTCCTCTAAAAGTTGAAGATCACAACCATGGGGTGAGTTTGACGAGACCCTTTTTGGGTATCTCAGGGAATAACAATAACAATaacaacagcaacaacaaTCAGTTCTGGAGTGGAAATGGGTGGACAGATTTATCAG GTACGTAG
- the LOC126787932 gene encoding dof zinc finger protein DOF3.6-like isoform X3 has protein sequence MVFSSIPVYLDPPKWHQQPNHPLGSGSTENHPQLPPLPPPQQFGTHVGGGSDGSGTGSIRPNSMADRARLAKIPQPETSLKCPRCESTNTKFCYFNNYSLSQPRHFCKACRRYWTRGGALRNVPVGGGCRRNKKSKTSSSGRSKSPVSASSTENQQMRQTGSNPSGLISQLSQAQGQSLPFLESIQNLNRYGGAGNMGLNSFGDIQQAQAQGTDLMGFQIGAGNNLMNLSGGLGMDQWRNLQQIPFLGTTGFESSSTTCLYPFQNTAEGVDQDSQLRTTNSRVTTLQVPPLKVEDHNHGVSLTRPFLGISGNNNNNNNSNNNQFWSGNGWTDLSGTLNSSNSSTSHLL, from the exons ATGGTTTTCTCATCTATTCCAGTCTATTTAGATCCTCCCAAATGGCACCAG CAACCAAATCATCCCTTAGGAAGTGGAAGTACAGAGAATCACCCACAGCTTCCACCACTACCTCCGCCGCAGCAGTTCGGCACTCATGTCGGCGGTGGTAGTGACGGTAGTGGTACGGGCTCCATCAGACCCAATTCCATGGCTGATCGAGCCCGGCTGGCCAAGATACCACAGCCAGAGACCTCACTCAAGTGTCCCCGGTGCGAGTCCACCAACACCAAGTTCTGCTACTTCAACAACTACAGCCTCTCTCAGCCTCGCCACTTCTGCAAGGCGTGCCGCCGTTACTGGACAAGAGGAGGTGCCCTTAGAAATGTTCCGGTGGGAGGAGGGTGCAGGAGAAACAAAAAGAGCAAAACCAGCAGCAGTGGCCGTTCCAAGTCTCCGGTATCAGCCAGCTCCACTGAGAATCAGCAGATGAGACAAACAGGTTCTAACCCGAGCGGTTTGATTAGTCAATTGTCACAAGCACAGGGTCAGTCACTTCCCTTCCTGGAGTCGATACAGAATCTTAATCGTTACGGTGGTGCTGGAAACATGGGATTAAACAGCTTCGGTGATATCCAGCAAGCTCAAGCTCAGGGTACTGATCTCATGGGGTTTCAGATAGGAGCTGGGAATAATTTGATGAACTTATCCGGTGGGTTGGGAATGGATCAGTGGCGTAATTTGCAGCAGATTCCATTCTTGGGTACTACTGGTTTCGAGTCATCATCAACAACATGTTTATACCCATTTCAAAACACTGCTGAAGGAGTTGACCAAGACAGTCAGCTAAGGACTACTAATTCTAGGGTTACTACTCTTCAGGTGCCTCCTCTAAAAGTTGAAGATCACAACCATGGGGTGAGTTTGACGAGACCCTTTTTGGGTATCTCAGGGAATAACAATAACAATaacaacagcaacaacaaTCAGTTCTGGAGTGGAAATGGGTGGACAGATTTATCAGGTACTCTCAACTCTTCGAACTCCTCCACAAGTCATCTCTTATAA
- the LOC126786673 gene encoding U-box domain-containing protein 13, whose amino-acid sequence MEEDRGALVQSLIDTVNEIASISDYRCTVKKQYCNLARRLKLLTPMFEEIRDMKEAVVPVETVKALLSFRAALESAKELLRFGSETSKIYLVLEREQTMNKFLEVTARLEQTLSGISYEELDISDEVKEQVELVLAQFRRAKGRVDIPDVELYEDLSYLYNKNDAATDPAVFKRLVEKLQLAGIGELTQESLALHEMVASSGGDPGASIEKMSMLLKKIKDFVQTENPNMTAPPTEKNVIATSSGQSSADNNRKAPVIPDDFRCPISLELMKDPVIVSTGQTYERSCIEKWLEQGHGTCPKTQQTLSNTSLTPNYVLRSLIAQWCEANGIEVPKRASRPNKTTSTCSPAERTKIENLLHKLTSANPEVQRSAAGEIRLLAKRNADNRVAIAEAGAIPLLVGLLSTPDSRTQEHAVTALLNLSICEDNKGSIISCGAVPGIVHVLKHGGMEARENAAATLFSLSVVDENKVRIGASGAIPPLVTLLSEGTQRGKKDAATALFNLCIYQGNKGKAVRAGVVSTLMELLTETGGGMVDEALAILAILSSHPEGKAAIGAAEAVPVLVEVIGNGSPRNRENAAAVMVHLCSGDPQHLVDAQELGVMSSLLDLQQNGTDRGKRKATQLLERMNRFIEQQAQAEAEVETETEVEVEAVIEPRPLAQSETQQPLPLPLPAVNASDS is encoded by the exons ATGGAAGAAGACAGAGGCGCTCTGGTGCAGAGCCTGATTGACACAGTCAACGAAATAGCGTCGATCTCCGACTACAGATGCACGGTGAAGAAGCAGTACTGTAATCTGGCGAGGAGGCTGAAACTGTTGACTCCAATGTTCGAGGAGATTCGGGATATGAAGGAGGCGGTGGTGCCGGTGGAGACTGTCAAGGCTTTGCTTTCGTTCAGAGCAGCGCTGGAATCGGCCAAGGAGCTGCTCAGATTCGGCAGCGAAACCAGTAAAATTTACCTG GTTCTGGAAAGAGAGCAAACTATGAATAAGTTCCTTGAGGTGACAGCTCGTTTAGAACAAACTTTAAGTGGTATTTCCTATGAAGAGCTTGATATATCAGATGAAGTAAAGGAAcag GTTGAGCTTGTTCTTGCTCAATTTAGAAGGGCCAAAGGAAGAGTTGATATACCCGATGTTGAGCTATATGAGGATCTCTCATACCTTTACAATAAAAATGATGCAGCAACAGATCCAGCAGTCTTTAAGCGATTGGTTGAAAAGTTACAATTGGCTGGGATTGGTGAACTTACACAAGAGTCGCTAGCATTGCACGAGATGGTTGCTTCAAGTGGTGGGGATCCTGGAGCTAGCATTGAGAAAATGTCAATGCTTTTGAAAAAGATAAAGGATTTCGTACAAACAGAAAATCCCAACATGACTGCTCCTCCTACAGAAAAGAATGTCATTGCAACTTCCAGCGGACAATCTTCTGCTGATAATAATCGCAAGGCCCCAGTTATACCTGATGATTTCCGATGTCCAATATCATTGGAATTGATGAAGGATCCAGTCATTGTTTCAACGGGGCAG ACTTATGAACGTTCCTGTATTGAAAAGTGGCTGGAACAAGGGCATGGTACATGTCCGAAAACACAGCAGACTCTCTCGAACACCAGTCTCACACCAAACTATGTTTTACGTAGCCTCATAGCCCAGTGGTGTGAAGCAAATGGTATTGAAGTGCCAAAAAGGGCCAGTCGACCCAATAAAACTACATCCACCTGCTCGCCCGCGGAACGTACTAAGATTGAAAATCTTCTTCACAAACTAACATCAGCAAACCCCGAAGTCCAAAGGTCTGCTGCTGGTGAAATCCGCCTTCTTGCCAAGCGTAATGCAGATAATCGTGTGGCTATTGCTGAAGCTGGTGCAATCCCCCTCCTTGTAGGGCTGCTTTCAACTCCTGATTCCCGCACCCAAGAGCATGCTGTGACAGCGCTTCTCAACCTTTCAATATGTGAGGATAACAAAGGAAGCATCATTTCTTGTGGAGCAGTTCCCGGTATTGTTCATGTGCTCAAGCACGGGGGCATGGAAGCACGGGAAAATGCAGCGGCAACACTATTCAGCCTTTCTGTTGTGGATGAAAACAAGGTTAGAATTGGTGCTTCTGGAGCCATTCCGCCACTTGTTACACTGCTGAGTGAAGGCACTCAAAGGGGGAAAAAAGATGCAGCAACCGCACTATTTAACTTGTGCATTTATCAGGGGAACAAGGGGAAAGCAGTAAGGGCTGGTGTAGTTTCAACATTGATGGAGCTGCTGACAGAAACTGGAGGGGGAATGGTGGATGAAGCACTGGCCATTCTAGCAATACTGTCTAGCCACCCTGAAGGGAAAGCCGCCATTGGAGCTGCCGAGGCAGTGCCAGTTTTGGTTGAAGTGATTGGGAATGGATCTCCTCGAAACAGAGAAAATGCAGCTGCGGTAATGGTGCATCTTTGTTCTGGAGACCCACAACATTTAGTGGATGCTCAGGAGCTAGGAGTTATGAGTTCATTATTGGATTTGCAACAGAATGGCACAGACAGAGGCAAGAGAAAGGCTACACAGTTGCTTGAGAGAATGAATCGGTTTATCGAGCAGCAAGCTCAAGCTGAAGCTGAGGTTGAAACTGAGACCGAGGTTGAGGTTGAGGCTGTGATTGAACCTCGGCCATTGGCACAATCTGAGACCCAGCAGCCACTGCCACTGCCACTGCCTGCTGTCAACGCCAGTGACAGCTGA